In the Solea senegalensis isolate Sse05_10M unplaced genomic scaffold, IFAPA_SoseM_1 scf7180000014243, whole genome shotgun sequence genome, one interval contains:
- the LOC122760965 gene encoding trichohyalin-like gives CHVLFTLSSRYRHALVTFSSRSLHVLVTFSSRSLQSRECVLRLSSSECALKRELDEGRDSLHKMTALNSALASDKREVNKQLLQLECELSNRQSQLQALRSEVTSLQIKVKTLGADCDQLRAQREVEADVVHQLREREREMERVMEEKEKELTSVLEERESAVRQQEQLLSQCAAAREELQEVRRQQQQEEQREIMRLQEEEQKKTRSQEVEEEQQKKSWRQEVQQLEDLEEVRRRERRQQEEEEEELHQLRSVSVSLHHQLSQQQRQLSQTEVDRCQLITHIHTLQQAKLTLQGEIECLKEEVEQLKKRSEAEREVLKEKMERLTAEVEELRTTRREEERERKEEKEAWQKEREALNEELGMRDGEVEVLRRRKEGLTEEKEERQREVERLRVELTEKEVHISHMMERFKHLVGEKEKLEEEVKRAELGLREEKVKMEERREEERQRDREIEALCDQMERLEKEKQEREEVEKEFNRLTNKISQLEEEREEVERLRSAARTAEEEVERWRARVEEVEREKEEQRRQKERLQDEKEEVVGQMEEMKKEKVQEVELLMVRLSVAQEQCEEMKEVVQQKECSLEHQMSAVREREQEVQELKECLRLVEEQEVDGTREVQEVKAKLKQTEEREEQLEELLRETCALLEKERSEGGDKGENISLLTRELQEAQAESEEVKRRAQQNEEDNNRLKEEVKEWQENVELGTRERTKLCRLLKEREEEVQQLKDLLEREKEKRQEAEELRRMEEDRRKRLDVKVMEVKEQNGRLEEKVREVQEELEEEREVLWRTKEEKRRLENKLKVLEEKRKGEEEELSGVMEEKSRMESELRQKVKEMLAQKEVLRSKEEEERKLEDELRKAKEEQEKMSIQRHQHLLGEERGRARERELEEEKVGLLVELRRRRQEVKSLREELQRERDEVQEEKRKRRDEETKENTAKEEIQEKLRTTEKEVTNLKQEIQKAQSRREEVKMEVSALREEVQEEQREKKEVQEQLEKIKEKVTVITEEVHKERREKEQMQEERGRREEVQMEMKMEVSALREEVHKERREKKEVQEQLLRTKEEVLVITDKDRREKELLQEELVKMKAELRREEHSEKVKEEQLNFLQSQVLKLSGRRDGVQQEEQEKQQMKQGLRAALEEMTNLKVLLQESHAEGERLRSVLTEKKEEVERVRGENHRSSREEVLRQRGEVEELRARATVLERRKQEVLGELEEAQQKKEKAEQERREAEEQWRSRVEKMEEQDVKLRALLGENLTLKEELEETQREVKEIRATAAMLEEQRTQMFSVQEENEELGRQVYTLTQRTEELEGDRNRVRLALERTEAIIVGYEGRTNQWERSTGAESNPDLHVSDRLTSLHHHVAELELEKTQQSKKISHLENQREKLKRERKTLRDTLREVEQQRVQLRQQMIDSSRSQVLTDSTEEEHLRRRVMELEDQLSQLRLLLAADQQHRAEFIEQSTRNSEWLLSLRHELRDSLAIVTHRPIPSVLESEAERLDRSLREEELRMTLSQ, from the exons ctggagTGTGAGCTCTCAAACAGACAATCACAGCTGCAGgctctgaggtcagaggtcacctcTCTACAGATTAAGGTCAAGACACTCGGTGCTGACTGTGACCAGCTCAG AGCTCAGAGGGAGGTGGAGGCCGACGTCGTCCACcagctgagagaaagagagcgagagatggagagagtgatggaggagaaggagaaagagttGACCTCTgtgctggaggagagagagagtgctgtACGACAGCAGGAGCAG CTGCTTTCACAGTGTGCAGCAGCTCgtgaggagctgcaggaggtcaggaggcagcagcagcaggaggagcagagggagatcatgaggctgcaggaggaggagcagaagaagaccAGGAgtcaggaggtggaggaggagcagcagaagaaaagcTGGAGGCAGGAGGTGCAGCAGTTGGAGGAtctggaggaggtgaggaggagagagaggcggcagcaagaggaggaggaggaggagctacaCCAGCTCAG gtcaGTGTCGGTGTCTCTCCATCATCAGCtgtctcagcagcagagacagttgTCACAGACTGAGGTGGACAGATGTCAGCTGAtcacgcacatacacactctgCAGCAGGCCAAGCTCACCTTacagg gAGAGATTGAGTGTCTGAAAGAAGAGGTGGAGCAACTGAAAAAAAGGAGTGAGGCGGAGAGGGAGGTGCTgaaagagaagatggagaggttgacagcagaggtggaggagctgaggacgacgaggagggaggaggagcgggagaggaaggaggagaaagaagccTGGCAAAAAGAGAGGGAGGCTCTGAACGAGGAGCTGGGGATGAGGGACGGAGAGGTGGAAGTTCTGAGGAGGCGCAAAGAAGGACtgacagaggagaaggaggagcggCAGAGGGAGGTTGAGAGACTGAGGGTGGAGCTGACGGAGAAGGAGGTGCACATCAGCCACATGATGGAGAGATTCAAACATTTGgtgggagagaaggagaaactggaagaggaggtgaagagggCAGAGCTCGGGTTGAGAGAGGAGAAGGTGAAGAtggaggaaaggagggaggaggagaggcagagggacagagagataGAGGCGCTCTGTGACCAGATGGAGAGattagaaaaagagaaacaggagagggaggaggtggagaaggagtTCAACAGACTGACAAATAAGATCTCTCAACtcgaggaggagagggaggaggtggagcgaCTGAGGAGTGCAGCAAGGACggccgaggaggaggtggagagatgGAGAGCCAGAGTGGAagaggtggagagggagaaggaggagcagaggagacagaaagagagactgCAGGATGAAAAGGAGGAGGTTGTTGGACAAatggaggagatgaagaaggagaaggtGCAGGAGGTGGAGCTCCTGATGGTGAGGTTGAGCGTGGCACAGGAACAGTGTGAAGAGATGAAGGAGGTGGTGCAGCAGAAGGAGTGCAGCCTGGAGCATCAGATGAGcgctgtgagggagagggagcaggaggTACAGGAGCTGAAGGAGTGCCTGAGGctggtggaggagcaggaagtTGATGGAACAAGGGAGGTCCAGGAGGTGAAGGCGAAACTGAAGCAGacggaggagagggaggaacagctggaggagctgctgagAGAAACCTGTGCTCTcctggagaaagagaggagcgAGGGAGGAGACAAAGGCGAGAACATCTCCCTACTGACCAGGGAGCTGCAGGAGGCGCAGGCCGAGAGTGAGGAAGTGAAGAGGAGAGCTCAGCAGAATGAGGAGGACAACAACAGGCtgaaggaggaggtgaaggagtgGCAGGAAAATGTGGAACTCGGCACAAGAGAAAGGACCAAGCTCTGTCGTCTCCTGAaggagcgggaggaggaggtgcaacAGCTGAAAGActtgttagagagagagaaggagaagaggcaGGAGGCGGAGGAGCTGAGGAGAATGGAGGAGGACAGAAGGAAGAGGCTCGACGTCAAAGTGATGGAGGTGAAGGAGCAAAATGGAAGGCTGGAGGAGAAAGTGAGGGAggtgcaggaggagctggaagaagagagggaggtgcTTTGGAGgacaaaggaggagaagaggagactGGAGAACAAACTGAAAGTTctggaagagaagagaaaaggagaggaggaggagcttagtggagtgatggaggagaagagTAGGATGGAGAGTGAGCTGAGACAGAAGGTCAAAGAAATGTTGGCACAGAAGGAGGTGCTGAGgagcaaagaggaggaggagaggaaactaGAAGATGAACTGAGGAAGGCCAAAGAGGAGCAAGAAAAAATGAGTATACAGAGACATCAGCACCTCctgggggaggagagagggagggcaagggagagagagctggaggaggagaaggtgggcCTCCTGGTGGAGCTGAGAAGGAGACGACAGGAGGTGAAATCTCTGAGGGAGgagctacagagagagagagatgaggtacaggaggagaagaggaagaggagagatgaGGAAACGAAGGAAAACACAGCTAAGGAGGAGATTCAGGAGAAGCTGAGGACAACTGAGAAGGAGGTGACCAATCTTAAGCAGGAGATCCAGAAGGCGCaaagcaggagggaggaggtaaAGATGGAGGTGTCTGCTCTCAGAGAGGAGGTACAGGAGGAACAAAGGGAGAAGAAGgaggtgcaggagcagctggagaagaTCAAGGAGAAGGTAACGGTCATTACAGAGGAGGTGCACAAGGAACGAAGGGAGAAGGAGCAGATGCAGGAGGAGcgtgggaggagggaggaggtacAGATGGAGATGAAGATGGAGGTGTCTGCTCTCAGAGAGGAGGTGCACAAGGAACGAAGGGAGAAGAAGGAGGTTCAGGAGCAGCTGCTGAGGACCAAGGAGGAGGTCCTGGTCATCACAGACAAGGATCGCAGGGAGAAGGAGCTGTTGCAGGAGGAGCTAGTGAAGATGAAGGCGGagctgaggagagaggagcacaGTGAGAAGGTGAAGGAGGAGCAGCTGAACTTCCTGCAGAGTCAG GTGTTAAAACTGAGTGGGCGCAGAGATGGAGttcagcaggaggagcaggagaagcagcagatgAAGCAGGGACTGAGGGCTGCACTGGAGGAGATGACCAACCTCAAAGTCCTCCTGCAG GAGAGCCACGCAGAGGGGGAGCGTCTGAGGAGCGTTCTGacggagaagaaggaggaggtggagcggGTCAGAGGGGAGAACCACAGGAGCAGCAGGGAGGAGGTGCTGCGGCAGAGAGGAGAAGTGGAGGAGCTGAGAGCAAGAGCAACTGTCCTggagaggaggaaacaggaggtGCTGGGGGAGTTGGAGGAGGCTcagcagaagaaggagaaggcaGAGCAGGAAAGAAGGGAGGCCGAGGAGCAATGGAGGAGTAGagtggagaagatggaggagcaGGATGTGAAGCTCAGAGCTCTGCTAGGAGAAAACCTGACACtgaaggaggagctggaggagacacagagggaagTGAAGGAGATCAGAGCCACGGCAGCCATGTTGGAGGAGCAGAGAACTCAGATGTTCTCTGTGCAGGAGGAGAACGAGGAGCTGGGGAGGCAG gtgtacACTCTCACTCAGAGGACAGAGGAACTGGAAGGCGACAGGAATCGTGTTCGATTGGCTCTGGAGAGAACTGAGGCCATTATAGTCGGCTACGAGGGGAGAACCAACCAATGGGAGCGGAGCACAGGGGCGGAGTCTAATCCAGACCTG catgTGTCAGACAGACTGACGTCTCTTCATCATCACGTTGCTGAACTGGAgctggagaaaacacaacagagcaaGAAAATCTCACATCTGGAAaatcagagagagaaactgaagagagagaggaagacactgagagacacactgagagag GTGGAGCAGCAGCGTGTGCAGCTGAGGCAGCAGATGATTGACAGCAGCAGATCTCAG gtcttGACAGActccacagaagaagaacaccTGAGGAGGAGAGTGATGGAGCTGGAGGACCAG cTCAGTCAGCTTCGCCTCTTATTGGCTGCAGACCAGCAGCACAGGGCGGAGTTTATCGAGCAGTCGACCAGGAACAGCGAGTGGCTGCTCTCGCTCCGACACGAGCTCAGGGATTCGCTCGCCATTGTCACTCACCGTCCAATCCCGTCAGTCCTGGAGTCGGAGGCGGAGCGATTGGACCGCAgcctgagggaggaggagctaaGGATGACCCTCAGCCAATAG